A single genomic interval of Corylus avellana chromosome ca10, CavTom2PMs-1.0 harbors:
- the LOC132162844 gene encoding uncharacterized protein LOC132162844: MNLISWNCRGLGNPRAVRDLCQMVKEKRPTLLFLMETKSIKHKLEGVRTKLGFEGLFAVDPIGRSGGVALFWKEAGCLEIQNFTRRHINAVVHSPGCDNYWTLTCFYGHPESAKRHESWALLNHLKSFLPKAWLCIGDFNEIVEQEEKVGGDVRRESQMEQFRMVLEDCGLSDMGYKGSKFTWTNCHKDGTFMKERLDRAVANRAWCEMYINREVQVLAARSSDHKPLLLKIFDAEIAQPNYHKSFKFEAKWLADGECMEVIKKAWEMGVDGGIGMQTARLKLAQCQTQLMRWSARKYGDAERVFKRKTKQLEVLQRQESEANLAAIQTLKREIDFLLEQEDIKWK, encoded by the coding sequence ATGAATCTTATTAGTTGGaactgtcgggggcttgggaacccccggGCAGTTCGTGATCTTTGCCAAATGGTAAAGGAGAAAAGACCCACTCTTTTGTTTCTTATGGAGACAAAGAGTATAAAACATAAGCTGGAAGGTGTTCGAACAAAGCTGGGATTTGAAGGTTTATTTGCTGTGGATCCTATAGGAAGAAGTGGTGGGGTAGCATTATTCTGGAAGGAAGCAGGGTGTTTGGAGATTCAAAACTTCACACGACGACATATCAATGCGGTGGTGCATTCTCCTGGCTGTGATAATTATTGGACACTAACTTGTTTTTATGGCCATCCGGAAAGTGCAAAGAGACATGAATCATGGGCGTTACTTAATCATCTTAAGTCTTTCCTCCCCAAGGCTTGGTTATGCATTGGCGATTTCAATGAGATTGTAGAGCAAGAGGAGAAGGTGGGTGGCGATGTCCGTAGAGAATCTCAGATGGAACAGTTTCGTATGGTGCTAGAGGACTGTGGTTTAAGTGATATGGGGTACAAGGGCTCTAAATTTACATGGACTAATTGCCATAAGGATGGGACCTTTATGAAAGAAAGGCTTGATCGGGCTGTTGCGAATAGAGCTTGGTGTGAAATGTATATCAACCGTGAAGTTCAAGTACTAGCAGCAAGATCGAGTGATCATAAGCCGCtgcttttaaaaatatttgatgctGAAATAGCCCAGCCCAATTATCATAAAAGCTTCAAATTTGAAGCAAAATGGCTGGCTGATGGAGAGTGTATGGAGGTAATAAAGAAGGCATGGGAGATGGGAGTTGACGGTGGAATTGGGATGCAAACAGCAAGGCTAAAACTTGCCCAGTGTCAGACGCAGCTTATGCGGTGGAGTGCCAGGAAATATGGTGATGCCGAGAgagttttcaaaagaaaaacaaagcaaCTTGAGGTATTACAACGGCAAGAGAGTGAGGCAAATTTGGCAGCAATTCAAACGCTTAAAAGGGAGATTGATTTTCTTCTTGAGCAAGAGGATATCAAATGGAAGTAG
- the LOC132164760 gene encoding proteasome subunit beta type-6-like has translation MTKDEAEQLVVKAVSLAIARDGASGGVVRTVIINSEGVTRNFYPGDKLPLWHEELEPQNSVLDILNTSSPEPMNI, from the exons CAACTAGTGGTGAAGGCAGTTTCCCTTGCCATTGCTCGAGATGGTGCTAGTGGTGGTGTTGTTCGCACTGTCATT ATAAATTCTGAGGGAGTGACAAGAAACTTCTACCCTGGGGACAAACTTCCATTGTGGCATGAGGAATTGGAGCCGCAGAATTCAGTCTTGGACATACTCAACACTTCTAGTCCTGAGCCAATGAACATTTGA